The following are from one region of the Colius striatus isolate bColStr4 chromosome Z, bColStr4.1.hap1, whole genome shotgun sequence genome:
- the LOC104563448 gene encoding C-C motif chemokine 19-like has protein sequence MALRLLLPLLLTAAALFITQAQGISSSAPDCCLLHSQKPIPYRMVKSYRFLGPETGCELRSVVFTTKKNRKICASPTDPNMKKLIEKLNNKPKTKKKQSPGAKSRNKRQKQQQV, from the exons ATGGCTCTGCGCCTCCTCCTGCCGCTGCTCCTGACGGCCGCTGCCCTCTTCATCACCCAGGCTCAAG GCATTAGCAGCTCGGCCCCAGACTGCTGCCTACTGCACAGCCAAAAACCAATCCCCTATCGAATGGTGAAGTCCTACAGATTCTTGGGACCCGAGACTGGATGTGAGCTGCGTTCTGTTGT GTTTACCAccaagaaaaacaggaaaatctgTGCCTCTCCCACTGACCCCAACATGAAGAAGTTGATTGAGAAGCTGAACAACAAGCCCAAGACGAAGAAGAAACAGTCCCCGGGTgccaaaagcagaaacaagcggcagaagcagcagcaggtctgA